The stretch of DNA TTCACCTCGGTCTGCGAGTTCCCACGCGCCGCTTGCGGCGGCCCCGCAGGTCGCGCCCATCTCGACGCCGGTCTGTTGGGCGACCGCGACGGCCGAGTCGAGAATGTCGTCGTCGTCAGTGGCAACCGCACCGCCGCCCGACTCGCGGATGGCGTCAAGAATCAACGGACTCGCACCGGGATTCGGAATCTCGATGCCGCCACAGATGGTGTCCGGCACCTCCCACGGCTCGTGGCGGTCGTTGCCTTCCTCGAAGGCTTTGACGATTGGCGCACAGCCGGATGCTTGGGCGGCGTACATCGGCGGAAACTCGTCGATGAGTCCCAACTCGCGGAACTCGGTGGCGGCTTTGTGCATCCCGATGAGACCGACACCGCCGCCGGTCGGATAGAGTATGGCGTCCGGGACCTCCCAGTCAAGCTGCTCGATAATCTCGTAGAGCATCGTCTTCTTGCCCTCGTGGCGGTAGGGTGTCTCGAAGGTAGCGGTCGAGTACCAGTCTTCATCTTCCATCTCGCTCTTGTAACGCTCGCTCGCGTCGTCGATGCGCCCTTCGACCACCGTCATGTCACCGCCGTGGACGTTGACCATCGCCTTGTTCACGAACGGCGAACGAGAGGGGAGAAATACGTGGGAGGCAAGGCCTGCGCGGGCGGCGTAGGCGGACGCCGACTGGCCCGCGTTCCCCGCAGAGGGCAGGGCGATGTCGGTCGCACCGTGCTGGACGGCGGCGGTGACTGCGACGGCGTGCCCGCGGTCTTTGAATGTCCCCGTTGGATTCCGACCTTCGTCTTTGATGAGCACGCGCCCGACGCCCAGGCTATCTGCGAGGTCGGGAGCCTCGACGAGCGCCGTCGCGCCTTCGTCCATCGTGACGCTCGATGCGCGGGTGAACGGGAGGAGTTCTTCGTAGCGCCACATCCCCGTGAACGGGCGCGATTCGAGTTCCTCGCGCGTGAGGTCGATGGCGTCGTAGTCGTACGTCGCATCCAAAATCCCGCCGCAATCGGGACAGCGGTGAGGCGCGTCCTCGGCGTCGAACGCCTCGCCACACTCTGTGCACGTAAGGCCGCGGAAGGCCGCAGTCGTCTCCATACCTGTGTGTTCGAACCAATCGACTAATCGCTGTCTGT from Haladaptatus sp. ZSTT2 encodes:
- a CDS encoding threonine synthase, which codes for METTAAFRGLTCTECGEAFDAEDAPHRCPDCGGILDATYDYDAIDLTREELESRPFTGMWRYEELLPFTRASSVTMDEGATALVEAPDLADSLGVGRVLIKDEGRNPTGTFKDRGHAVAVTAAVQHGATDIALPSAGNAGQSASAYAARAGLASHVFLPSRSPFVNKAMVNVHGGDMTVVEGRIDDASERYKSEMEDEDWYSTATFETPYRHEGKKTMLYEIIEQLDWEVPDAILYPTGGGVGLIGMHKAATEFRELGLIDEFPPMYAAQASGCAPIVKAFEEGNDRHEPWEVPDTICGGIEIPNPGASPLILDAIRESGGGAVATDDDDILDSAVAVAQQTGVEMGATCGAAASGAWELADRGEFDEDDTIVLMNTGAGNKEDDILRSHLMGLGF